A window from Solanum stenotomum isolate F172 chromosome 5, ASM1918654v1, whole genome shotgun sequence encodes these proteins:
- the LOC125864101 gene encoding uncharacterized protein LOC125864101 — translation MKLVQIRVRLHCVPLPEDTFRPVIKDNYFEQHHFWFELDHTQSSKLISQLSSLAYAPSSTPHYPALRRSIIQTSPANNKITVNRCSEPQNLKNKPSSSIDSQGALEEKNFIYMKLKEIALDREWPAISRNGHAEENTNEGISYNDVSIDQTGFVEPQLPGEEMNEEGNCDLAGYPPFVAQLLKEVKELNAFKEQHTQKVTGLEKKLANAQEEIKLLKGRCLMLESTNPSRTHDSANVVESDDIVCDESIILAGEFDGNNWLSALDLYSPLSDVLKTLKTMSSFWSYFAIANLSREVYVFGGKFGKLWDNTVESYNPANDMWTVDSHLKKRISNLSRATLKDTMFAMGGGNGTEYFAEVEMYDPQVGRWIPSRSMSQKRFSLAATELNGALYAVGGFDGDKYLATAERFDPREHAWIKIESMSTKRAYHVLVPLGGKLYALGCSDRSQMMPSVEIYDPCWGTWMIGEPMNYSRGYVTAAALKESIYVIGGAQSDNEVLDTIERYKEGTGWEITNLSRVGKRRLSSAIVLEED, via the exons ATGAAGCTG GTTCAGATACGTGTCCGTCTGCATTGTGTACCACTGCCAGAAGATACGTTTAGACCAGTAATTAAGGATAACTATTTTGAGCAGCATCATTTCTGGTTTGAGCTAGATCATACTCAATCTAGTAAATTGATCTCGCAACTCTCATCTCTTGCATATGCTCCGAGTAGCACACCACATTATCCAGCACTCCGGAGAAGTATAATCCAAACTTCACCAGCAAATAACAAGATAACAGTAAATAGATGTTCTGAACCacaaaacttgaaaaataagCCATCCAGTTCCATTGATTCTCAAGGTGCATTGGAAGAgaagaattttatatatatgaaactAAAAGAAATAGCTCTTGATCGTGAATGGCCAGCGATCTCCAGAAACGGGCATGCAGAGGAAAACACCAATGAAGGGATAAGTTATAATGATGTAAGCATTGATCAAACAGGTTTTGTGGAACCACAGCTTCCTGGAGAAGAGATGAATGAAGAAGGCAATTGTGACTTGGCTGGTTATCCTCCTTTTGTAGCTCAG ctgctgaaagaagTGAAAGAGCTGAATGCATTTAAGGAACAGCACACCCAAAAAGTGACTGGCCTGGAGAAGAAGCTG GCTAATGCACAAGAAGAAATCAAACTGCTAAAAGGTAGATGCTTGATGTTGGAGTCCACAAATCCTTCTCGTACACATGATAGTGCAAATGTGGTTGAGTCAGACGATATAGTCTGTGATGAGTCAATCATCCTAGCTGGAGAATTTGATGGTAATAACTGGCTATCGGCCTTGGACTTGTACTCACCTTTGAGTGATGTTTTAAAGACACTTAAGACAATGAGTTCATTTTGGTCGTATTTTGCAATTGCAAATCTGAGTAGAGAAGTCTATGTATTTGGTGGCAAATTTGGGAAGTTGTGGGACAACACAG TTGAATCATATAACCCAGCAAATGATATGTGGACTGTGGATTCTCATTTGAAAAAGAGAATCAGTAACTTATCTAGAGCTACTTTGAAGGACACGATGTTTGCAATGGGTGGTGGAAATGGGACTGAATACTTTGCAGAAGTTGAAATGTATGATCCTCAAGTAGGTCGATGGATTCCTTCACGATCCATGTCGCAGAAG CGATTTTCTCTTGCAGCAACAGAACTCAATGGTGCATTATATGCTGTTGGTGGATTTGATGGAGACAAATATTTGGC GACTGCTGAAAGGTTTGACCCCAGAGAACATGCTTGGATAAAAATTGAGAGTATGAGCACAAAAAGAGCATATCATGTGTTGGTTCCTTTGGGGGGGAAGTT ATATGCACTTGGTTGCTCTGATAGGTCTCAAATGATGCCAAGCGTTGAGATATATGATCCCTGTTGGGGAACATGGATGATTGGGGAACCAATGAACTACTCGAGGGGTTATGTAACTGCTGCTGCTCTAAAGGAGTCCATTTATGTCATTGGAGGGGCTCAATCTGATAATGAAGTACTAGACACG ATTGAACGTTACAAGGAAGGCACAGGTTGGGAAATAACCAACTTGAGCAGAGTCGGGAAAAGGAGATTGTCCTCTGCTATAGTTTTGGAGGAAGATTGA